TTCGTCGCGCAGGGCGGGGATCCGCTGACGCGCGACATGTCGCCACAGGAGGTCATCGCCGGAGGCCGCGGCGTGGGTACGGGTGGTCCGGGGTGGAACCAGCGGGCCGAGTTCAACAGCAGGCCGCACGAGACCGGGACGCTCTCGATGGCGCGGGCCCAGCACCCGGACTCGGCCGGGTCACAGTTCTATATCTGTCTTGCGCCCCAGCCGGCGCTCAACGGCCAGTACACGGTCTTCGGTCGTGTGGTGGACGGGATGGACGTGGTGATGGACATCGCGGTGGGTGACCTTATCGAGTCGGTCACGATCACCCGCTAGGAAGGGGAGCGCAGTGGACGAGGCCCGCCTGGCGGCA
Above is a window of Anaerosoma tenue DNA encoding:
- a CDS encoding peptidylprolyl isomerase, whose protein sequence is MHESTVKVAGTEKAVMVTSKGTVTLEFYPDDAPNTVASFIELAESGFYDGLKFHRVIPGFVAQGGDPLTRDMSPQEVIAGGRGVGTGGPGWNQRAEFNSRPHETGTLSMARAQHPDSAGSQFYICLAPQPALNGQYTVFGRVVDGMDVVMDIAVGDLIESVTITR